ACGTAGCCTCTCCCCGGCTCCACACCCCGAACGAACATGGACAAACCGCTACCGATCCACACGATTCAGAGCAATCGGAACTGCCACCGAATCGTGAATTCCAGCCCGATCACGGTGCTGCCAGCGAAGCTTCAGTCGCGAAAGACGGAGATCTGTTACTGCTGAGTGTTCACGAAATCGATGACAACCCTTTTCAGCCTCGTCGCGAGTTCAGTGAAAGTGAAATCACTTCCCTGGCGGAGAGTCTCAAAGAACACGATATGCTCCAGCCAGTCCTGGTCCGACGCGTTGAGGATCGCTGGCAGTTAATCTCCGGTGAACGCCGTCTAAGAGCGGCAATTCAAGCCGGTTGGAGCCAAATTCCAGCCCGCGTTCGACAAGCCGATGATCGTCTCGTCGCCGAATTGGCCATCGTCGAAAACTTACAGCGTAAAGATCTAAACGCAATCGAAAAAGCGCTCTCCTTCCGCCGTTACCTCGATCAACATCAGTCTACGCAGGAAGATCTGGGGAAGCGACTCAAAATCGATCGTTCCACCATTGCCAATCTGTTGCGACTTTTGGAGTTACCCGAACGAGTTCAAACCGAGCTTCAAGGCGGATCGATCTCGGCTGGACATGCCCGAGCTTTGCTGCCTCTGGGCGATGAAGAAATTCAGATTGAATTCAGCCAACGGATCCATCGCGAGGGAATCAGCGTCCGTGAAACGGAACGGCTGGTCCAAGAGCGAATTGAACTGGAAGATGGCGATGGCTTGGGGGCCCCCAGCAAAAAATCGGGGCGAAGAAAGAAAAAACCTCGAGATGGTCACGTCGCCTCTTTAGAACAACAGTTACGTATCCTTCTGGGCACGAAGGTCGACATCCGCCAGTCAAGTCGCGGCCGTGGACAAATTGTGA
The sequence above is a segment of the bacterium genome. Coding sequences within it:
- a CDS encoding ParB/RepB/Spo0J family partition protein; translated protein: MPPNREFQPDHGAASEASVAKDGDLLLLSVHEIDDNPFQPRREFSESEITSLAESLKEHDMLQPVLVRRVEDRWQLISGERRLRAAIQAGWSQIPARVRQADDRLVAELAIVENLQRKDLNAIEKALSFRRYLDQHQSTQEDLGKRLKIDRSTIANLLRLLELPERVQTELQGGSISAGHARALLPLGDEEIQIEFSQRIHREGISVRETERLVQERIELEDGDGLGAPSKKSGRRKKKPRDGHVASLEQQLRILLGTKVDIRQSSRGRGQIVIHFRSNDEFERLHGMIKNQDQNEHQSYAG